The Pyricularia oryzae 70-15 chromosome 5, whole genome shotgun sequence genome includes a region encoding these proteins:
- a CDS encoding cytochrome c oxidase subunit 6B: MSDEERVTKPFKFVTGVDARFPNTNQTKHCWQNYVDYHKCILAKGEDFAPCRQFWLAYRSLCPSSWYERWDSQREAGNFPVKLEQ, encoded by the exons ATGTCCGACGAGGAGCGCGTTACCAAGCCTTTCAAGTTCGTCACAG GCGTCGACGCTCGGTTCCCGAACACCAACCAGACCAAGCACTGCTGGCAGAACTATGTCGACTACCACAAGTGCATCCTAGCCAAGGGCGAGGACTTTGCTCCCTGCCGTCAG TTCTGGCTGGCCTACCGTTCCCTGTGCCCCAGCTCATGGTACGAGCGTTGGGACTCGCAAAGAG AGGCTGGCAACTTCCCGGTCAAGCTGGAGCAGTAG
- a CDS encoding 40S ribosomal protein S10-A yields the protein MLMPKADRKAIHEYLFREGVLVAAKDYNLAEHPDIPNVKNLFVIKACQSLNSRGLIKTRFSWQYYYYTLTPEGLDYLREWLHLPAEIVPATHIKQQRSHAPPRGMMGGEGERERRPFGRGRGGDRGDRGDREGGYRRRDAGEGKEGGAPGEFQPQFRGGFGRGRGGAPPS from the exons ATGTTGATGCCAAAGGCTGACCGCAAGGCGATCCACGAG TACCTCTTCCGTGAGGGTGTGCTCGTGGCTGCCAAGGACTACAACCTCGCTGAGCACCCCGATATTCCCAACGTCAAGAACCTCTTCGTCATCAAGGCTTGCCAGTCGCTCAACTCCCGTGGCC TGATCAAGACCCGTTTCTCGTGGCAGTACTACTACTACACCCTCACCCCCGAGGGTCTCGACTACCTCCGCGAGTGGCTGCACCTGCCGGCCGAGATCGTTCCTGCTACCCACATCAAGCAGCAGCGGTCACATGCGCCCCCGCGTGGCATGATGGGCGGCGAGGGTGAGCGTGAGCGGAGGCCTTTCGGCCGTGGCCGTGGTGGTGACCGTGGTGACCGCGGTGACCGTGAGGGTGGCTACCGCCGCCGTGATGCCGGCGAGGGCAAGGAGGGTGGTGCGCCTGGCGAGTTCCAGCCTCAATT CCGTGGTGGATTTGGCCGCGGCCGTGGCGGTGCTCCCCCTTCATAA